CCGCCCGTCCAGGCGTGCCTGACGCCCCTCGCCACCGGCGGGCGCCACGCCACCCGAGCCGCCCCGCTGCCATCCACGGATCTCCGCCCTGCGGCACCTGCTCAAGGCAAGCCCACCTGCACCGCCTCGAAGGCGGGCCCCTCCCGCCCGCCCGACGACTACCGGCCCCCCACCTCGCCACCCGAGCCGCCCCGCTGATCGCCACCTGCGGCAGCCACTCACCGCAAGCCCGGCTCCACCACCTCGACCCCTTGTCCGGGCCGCCTCGCCCCTACCGTCCCCGTGCCTGCAGCCATCGGCTCGCCGCCCGAGCTGCCCCCGCTGATCGCCGCCCTGCGGCAGTTGATCGCCGCAAACCCAGCCCCGCTACCTCACTATCGGCGCCGTAAGCACGCTGTCCGTCGTTCGTGCCACCACGTACGACTCGCCCTTTGTCGCCTTCCTGTCCAGTGTGATCCGGTGTTCCCCCGGCTCCAGGACGCCGTCGAAGACCTGGTGGGTCTGCGTGCGGGAGAGTCGGTCGAGGCGGTAGGCGGTGAGCTGGACCCGGCAGGTCGAGGTGATGTCGACGCCCGCCGCGCCGTCCGCCGCCGCGAGCCGCGTCAGGCGGCGCAGCTCCAACGGGCTGCGGTCCAGGGCGTGTTCTATCTGGGCGACCAGCAGCGGGATGATCGGGGCGAGGCCGTCGACGTACGCGACCTGGAGCCCCGCGCCCTCGAACGCCGCGCGCACCCCCTCGCGCGTCTCCGCCGGGACGGACCGTCCGAAGGCCACCGCCCCGTACGTCCGCAGCTCGTCCGGTGGCACGCCCGCCGCGTCCGCCGCGATCTCGGCGCCGACGCCGATCGTGCGCAGAGCCGCCGCGAGCTTGGCGAGGACAGCGACGCGGGCGCCGATCAGGAGCACCCTGCGGCGACGCGCCGCGGGTTCGCCGTCCGCCAGCAACTGCCGCAGCGCCTCGCGGTATTCGGCGCCCCGGAAGCGGAAGGGCCCTATGCCGTGGTAGCCGTTGAGTTTCAGATCGGCCCGCTCGGCCGTCTGCCAGGCGAAGTCCCGCCATACGTAGGTGTCGGTGCCGTCCGGCGCCTGCTCGATGACCGCCGTGACCGCCCCGCACTCCAGTCCCTCGCACTCGGGGCAGCCGTAGATGACGTGCCGGTCGTCGAGCAGGGGCGCCTCGGCCTCCAGGAGGAGTCCGCGCACGTGGTGGGTGAAGATCGCGGGTGGGACGTCGGAGGCGAGCGGGGAGACGGCGTCGAGGTCGGAGAGCTGGAACAGCAGCGGGCGCCCGTTCACGATGAAGTCGACGAAATCCCGGTGGACTTGGTAGTCACCGTTGGCGAGGACCCCACCGGCGCGCATGGCCGGTGCCAGACCGAAGGTCGCGTACTCGGCAGACATAGTGTGAGTATCCCCATCTAGGGGGTGATGTGAGCACGGCATGGCCCATTCCGCTGCGCCTACCGGGGGCGATAGATCCAAATTCGTGTCGTGGACGAGGAGTTGACCGTCCACGTGGCGCGGACCGGCGTACGCATGGTCGATGGCGTACACGGCGCGGCCCGGCTGGACGGACACGCGGAAGCACACAGGAGGCGGCGCGCTTCGCGGACGAAGCGGCCGCCTCCTGAGAGTGGTGCGAAAGGAAGAGGGTGGTGCGGACTCAGACCGACTCGGCCTTGGTCGCCCCCTCGTCGTCCCCGTTGTCGCTCGGGCCGATACGGATCTCGAAGTCACCGTCGTACTGCTCGTGGCCCGCGATCACGGCCTTCTCGACGGCTTCCGTGCCGTGCTCGCCGCGCACGATCAGCGGGTCCTGGCGCAGGTCCCGCATGAGCGCCACGCACATCCCGATCATCACCAGGGTGAACGGCGCGGCCACCAGGATCGTCAGATTCTGCAGGCCCTGGAGGGCGTTGCCCGATCCGTCGCCGATCAACAGCATGATCGCCGCCACGGCTCCGGTCACGACACCCCAGAACACGACCACGAACTTGCCGGGTTCGAGCGCGCCCTTCTGCGAGAGCGTGCCCATGACGATCGACGCCGCGTCGGCGCCCGAGACGAAGAAGATGCCCACGAGGATCATGACGAGCAGGCTCGTCACCGTGGCGATCGGGTACTCGTGCAGCAGACCGAAGAGCTGCCCCTCGGGCGTGGACTCGTCGGCGAGGCCGCCGCGCTCCTTCACCTTCATCGCGGTGCCGCCGAACACGGCGAACCAGAGAAGGCTGACGGTGCTGGGCACCAGGATGACGCCGCCCACGAACTGGCGGATCGTACGGCCGCGGCTGATCCTCGCGATGAACATGCCCACGAAGGGCGTCCACGAGATCCACCAGGCCCAGTAGAAGACCGTCCAGCTGCCGAGCCAGTCCGAGACGCCCTTGCCGCTCGACGCCTCCGTACGCCCGACCAGCTGGGGCAGATCCCCGAGGTAGGCACCGATCGAGGTCGGCAGCAGGTCGAGGACGATGACCGTCGGACCCACGATGAAGACGAAGACGATGAGCAGGAACGCGAGCACCATGTTGATGTTCGACAGCCACTGCACCCCCTTCTCCACTCCGGAGATGGCGGACGCCACGAACGCCACGGTCAGGACGGCGATGATGGCCACCAACAGGCTGGTGGGCACATCGCTGCTCCAGTCGAGCACCTCGAAGCCACTGCCGATCTGCAGCGCGCCGAGCCCCAGCGAGGCCGCCGACCCGAAGAGCGTGGCGAAGATGGCGATGATGTCGATGACCCTGCCCCAGGCGCCGTGGGCGTGCTTGGCGCCGATGAGCGGCTCGAAGACGGCGCTGATGGTCTGCCTGCGCTCACGCCGGAACGTGCTGTACGCGATGGCGAGACCCACGACCGCGTAGATCGCCCACGGGTGGAGCGTCCAGTGGAAGAGGGTCGTGGCCATCGCCGTTTCCATCTTCGCGGCGGAGTCGGCCGGGTCCGTGCCCGGCGGGGGCGTCGTGAAGTGGGCGAGCGGCTCGCTCACGCCATAGAACATCAGACCGATGCCCATACCGGCGCTGAACATCATGGCGACCCAGGAGACGGTGCGGAATTCCGGCTCCTCGCCCTCCTTGCCGAGGGTGATCTTCCCGTACCGGCTGACGGCGAGCCAGAGCGCGAAGACTACGAAGCCGCTCGCGGCCAGCATGAAGGCCCAGCCGCCGTTGTGGATCAGGCCGTTGAGCATCTTCGTCGAGGTCTTCTCGAGCGAATCCGTCGCCACGGCGCCCCAGACCACGAAGGCCAGGGTGAGTACGGCGGTGACACCGAACACGATCCGGTCGGTCTGCGGGGCCCGTTCGGCGGCCAGGCCCGCCCCCGAATCGGGCGGGCCTCCCCCACTGTCCGCTTTCTGCTGTTCCTGCGTCACAAATGGCACCTTTCACAGAGTGGATACGTCAGATCAATGTTCTCCGTACCCCCTACCACATGTGACGCGCCTCTCACCTGCTCAACAGCCGGTGTCGGGCCGACCCGTCACCAGGTGATAGGGAGCACGCTCGTCGAGCAGCAACGGTACGAGGTTTCGCGCCGACTGCCGCAGGGGGACGTAGGCACCCCTGCCCGCTGGCCTGACCTTGACTCCGTGCAAGGCCAGTTCGTCCTTGACGTCGCCGTACTGTGCGGCGTCGAGCCGGTAGCCGCAGGGCGGGTCCTGGATCACCTCGGACGGCTCGGCGGGGTCGTTGTCCGCACCGCCGACATAGACGGGCCCGCGGTCACGGAAGCCTTCGAGGCGGGCCGCACCGGTGGCCGCCTCCAACTGGCCGCGCCGCTCGTCCGCGTACGCGAACAGGCCGCCGAGCGCCGAGAGTTGGGACTTCACGCGGCGCCGGTTGTTCAGCGCCTCGTCCTTCTTCTCGGCGTCGGTGAGCGGGTCGACGCGGCTCTCGATGAGCAGCCCCGCCGCGTGCTTGATGCCGGACATGTTGCGCAGGATGCGCTCCTGGCCGTCGCCCGCCGTCTGCTTGATCGGGTCGCCGGTCACGGGGTCGGTCCAGATCCCGTACGTCCCCGTCGTGTGGCCCGCCTTGTTGGCGGCGGGCCTGACGTAGGTCTGCGAGAGGGTCTGCGCCTCCTTGTGCACCGCCTCGTCGGTGTTCAGGTTGCGCGGCCACAGGTCGAACAGGTCTTTGTCGTAGTACTTCGGGGTCGCTCCGTACTCGTGCAGGTCGTATATGGAGTCGGGCTGCCGGTCGCGGATGACGGCGGCCATGGCGCGGGCCTCCGCGGTCCGCAGGGAGAGGTGGTCGCGGTTGATGTCGACGCCGTCGGAGTTGCCCCGGGTGTCGGCGGCGCGGCCGTCCGGGTTGGCGGTGGGGACGACGAGGAGCGTGGTGCGCGAGAGGAACTTCCGGGTCTTCTTGTCCTTGGCGTACGCCAGGTCGCGGATGGTCGACAGGCAGGCGTCGCGGCCGGACGGTTCGTCGCCGTGCTGGCTGCAGATCAGCAACACCGTGTTCTTCGTGGGGCGTTCGCCGATGCGGACCAGTTGGACGGGCCGGTCCTGCTTGGTGGTGCCGATGCGGGACACCGAGACCCGGTCGGTCGCCTTGTCGACGGCGGCGAGGAGTTCCTGTTCCTCGGGCTGGCTGGTCCAGCGTGCGCCGTTGGTCTTCTCGAATCCGGTGCGGGGCGGCGTCGGCGTCGCCTGCGCGGGCACGGTCACGAGGGGTGCGGCGAGCGCGGCGGCGGCGCAGGCGAGCGCCAGAGTGCGGGCGCGGGGCGTGAGGCCGGTGCGGGGTCTCATGAAGTGCTGCCTCCCGGGATGGGGCGGAACGGACGCGGCGGGGCCACGCCGTCGAGACGGGATTCGCGCGGGGCGACGGATCCGGACGAGGTCCTGAACGCGTCGGCGCCGCCCACCAGCGGTACCTTCGCCGATGTACGGGCCAGGTCGATGGCGAGCGTCGGAGAGCTTGGGGGAGGATCGATGAGGTCCTTGTCGGTGCCCGCGACGATCAGCGCGAGGCGGTGGCCCTTCGGTACGACGTGGTCGCTCGCGGCCAGGTCGAGGGTGATCGTGTGCTTCTTGCCCGGCGTGAGGGGACGGCCCTTGTGGTCGTCGGCCCAGTTGCCCAGGTCGGCCCAGCCGCGGCTGAACACCGTGTAGTCGACGTCGGCGGTCTTCGGCGCCGTCTCCTTGAAGCAGGAGCTGTCACCGGCGGTGCTCCCGCCCCAGCAGGTGCGTTCGGGGAGCGTGGTGATGCCCTCGCCCGCGCCGGCGTAGTCGCGGATGGTGGCGGGGCCGAGGTCGACGAGGACCGCGGAGAGATGGGCGGTGCGGGTCGTCGGGGTCGCGGTGACCGTCACCTCGGAGGAGCCCGACAGGCGCAGGTCGCTGCCCAGTGGCCTGCTGATGAACCCGGCCTTCGACGGGGTCGAGGTGTCGATCTGGGCGGCCCAGTCGGTCTCGCTCAGCTTCGGGTCGTCGGTGAACGTCTCGCTGCCGGTGCCGGGGCGCGTGGTGAGGGTGCCGACGCCGGGTGCGGTCCCCTTGCCTGGGCGGAGTTTCACCGTGTCGGTGCCGCGCGGCGGCCAGACGCGGTCGGTGGTCCACTGCCCGGGGGCGCGCTCGATGTCGGCCATCGGCT
This Streptomyces sp. NBC_01283 DNA region includes the following protein-coding sequences:
- a CDS encoding oxidoreductase yields the protein MSAEYATFGLAPAMRAGGVLANGDYQVHRDFVDFIVNGRPLLFQLSDLDAVSPLASDVPPAIFTHHVRGLLLEAEAPLLDDRHVIYGCPECEGLECGAVTAVIEQAPDGTDTYVWRDFAWQTAERADLKLNGYHGIGPFRFRGAEYREALRQLLADGEPAARRRRVLLIGARVAVLAKLAAALRTIGVGAEIAADAAGVPPDELRTYGAVAFGRSVPAETREGVRAAFEGAGLQVAYVDGLAPIIPLLVAQIEHALDRSPLELRRLTRLAAADGAAGVDITSTCRVQLTAYRLDRLSRTQTHQVFDGVLEPGEHRITLDRKATKGESYVVARTTDSVLTAPIVR
- a CDS encoding BCCT family transporter, yielding MTQEQQKADSGGGPPDSGAGLAAERAPQTDRIVFGVTAVLTLAFVVWGAVATDSLEKTSTKMLNGLIHNGGWAFMLAASGFVVFALWLAVSRYGKITLGKEGEEPEFRTVSWVAMMFSAGMGIGLMFYGVSEPLAHFTTPPPGTDPADSAAKMETAMATTLFHWTLHPWAIYAVVGLAIAYSTFRRERRQTISAVFEPLIGAKHAHGAWGRVIDIIAIFATLFGSAASLGLGALQIGSGFEVLDWSSDVPTSLLVAIIAVLTVAFVASAISGVEKGVQWLSNINMVLAFLLIVFVFIVGPTVIVLDLLPTSIGAYLGDLPQLVGRTEASSGKGVSDWLGSWTVFYWAWWISWTPFVGMFIARISRGRTIRQFVGGVILVPSTVSLLWFAVFGGTAMKVKERGGLADESTPEGQLFGLLHEYPIATVTSLLVMILVGIFFVSGADAASIVMGTLSQKGALEPGKFVVVFWGVVTGAVAAIMLLIGDGSGNALQGLQNLTILVAAPFTLVMIGMCVALMRDLRQDPLIVRGEHGTEAVEKAVIAGHEQYDGDFEIRIGPSDNGDDEGATKAESV
- a CDS encoding M14 family metallocarboxypeptidase; this translates as MRPRTGLTPRARTLALACAAAALAAPLVTVPAQATPTPPRTGFEKTNGARWTSQPEEQELLAAVDKATDRVSVSRIGTTKQDRPVQLVRIGERPTKNTVLLICSQHGDEPSGRDACLSTIRDLAYAKDKKTRKFLSRTTLLVVPTANPDGRAADTRGNSDGVDINRDHLSLRTAEARAMAAVIRDRQPDSIYDLHEYGATPKYYDKDLFDLWPRNLNTDEAVHKEAQTLSQTYVRPAANKAGHTTGTYGIWTDPVTGDPIKQTAGDGQERILRNMSGIKHAAGLLIESRVDPLTDAEKKDEALNNRRRVKSQLSALGGLFAYADERRGQLEAATGAARLEGFRDRGPVYVGGADNDPAEPSEVIQDPPCGYRLDAAQYGDVKDELALHGVKVRPAGRGAYVPLRQSARNLVPLLLDERAPYHLVTGRPDTGC